The following nucleotide sequence is from Gammaproteobacteria bacterium.
ATGCAACGTGCCATTGATCGGCTTCTTTGCTCACCGTAGCTGATTTGATGTTGCCCCACTAATAAAAATTTAGAGGCGGACTTCAAAAGTTAAACCCACCTTGAGCCAGCGCGCCAGATCCGGATCGTCAGGCCAAGCGGATACGGGCACCTTGGCTGCCATCAGCACTTGCAGGATTGCGGTATGAATATGACGGCAATCCTTTAGATTGACTTTGGCCTTGGGATGAGCCTGAAGCCATTGCAGCAACCCTTCTGCTTCCTCTACGGTACAAAATTCCTCCAGCACGGCGAGATTCCGACGAAATTGGATCGGCATTTCAGAGCAGCTCCTTGAGGTTAAGCACCAGCATCACCGAGCCATCACCCATCAACGCGGTGCCCGAATAACCAGACAGCGCAGTCAGTACGCCCTCCAGCGGCTTGA
It contains:
- a CDS encoding conserved hypothetical protein (Evidence 4 : Unknown function but conserved in other organisms) gives rise to the protein MPIQFRRNLAVLEEFCTVEEAEGLLQWLQAHPKAKVNLKDCRHIHTAILQVLMAAKVPVSAWPDDPDLARWLKVGLTFEVRL